AACCGCGCTGCCAGCAAACAGGTCATGCGTCTTTCGTGCTTGCGCAATGAATGTTTGCGGTGAACCTATGGTAAAGAGAAAAAGGTACTGCGTACTTGACATAACGATGGCGTTAAGGTGTACTTCAGTAAAGCAAGGCGACTACATACAGGAGCGTTGGAGGGAGCTATACCGGCAACCCGACAAAGCTTTGTTACGAGAGTTCAGTCGGTCAGAGTACAGAATCGTGCGTTATCAGGGGGTAAATCAATAACTCGAAGCATTAACACGCTTTATATGTACTGTTTTTTTCTCGTTTATCAATACAGAAAAATGTATTTATCGTAAATCAGCAAAAATAATAACGGGAATCAGAACTAAAGTTTCCGGCTATACATCAAACTGTTCAATCTCTTCAGGTGTGCAGGGAATGAGAAGCTGGTCATTATCGTCATTATCTGAGGCTTGCAAGCTCTCAATGTCCTGCCAGAATTTTTTTGTATTCAGGTGATCGAGTTTGTACCGCCCGGTAATCGAAGGCTTCATTTTGATGGTGCCGAGAATGCCCTGCAGTTCTGCCCTCGTTATATCCTTGCGACGCACAACCATGAGCGGAACAATTTTACGGTTATCTTTGGTACACTGCAAAACAACCGAGACAATCTGGTTCAGCCGTTTTTTCTCTTTTTTCTGCTTCAACAATTGTCGCAATGCCTGAAAAGCTGAGAATGCACCTATGATACCAATGATATCGGCAACCAGTCCTATTGCTGTATAAGTGTCCATATTGACTTCACCGTTTATCCCTTGATTTGTGTCGCACTTCACGGAGGTTCATGATTTCGGCAACTTCGAATTTTTCGTTGGATACCGTCGAGGCCGGGCGAAGACGAACCACATCGGGGAAATAGCCGAGACGGCCATGCAGTTCCGCAAGCACTACCGACCAGACGGCAGAGTACCCCGCAGCAATAACCACGATGGGTGTTGATTGCCACTCTTCCGGCGACAAGGCTACTTTTTCAACTGCCTTTTCGATGGTTGAAACGAAGTTGTGATCTTCAGCAACATTACCCAACGATACATTGATTATTTCCGGCGATGGCCAGTGCATCATTTTGCCAATATCCTTATGCTGACCTGGCAGCACCGGATGACCGGAAAAATTGATGATCAGTTGACGAGTCCCCTCCGAAATCCCCCCGCTGAATCGCCGTGCCATGCCACGCCACACACCCCGCATCAATCGAAAAAGCCAGGGAATGTTTTTTGTTACAAGGTATTCCAGAAGCTCAATTATCGAGACAAGGCCTGCCGTGAACCAAAAAACGACCAACAGGTTGTTTTGCGTAAAGAATTCGTTCATAAACACGCCCTCAGTTGGAGGGTGGACGGGGGTAATTCATGAAATAATAAAGGGGCTCTCAACTGCGAAGTCGCGGTTGCCGTCGATATCGACTCGTTCGACGCAGTTCCGGCAGAGCACGTAGTAACGAACGGAGTCGATCGGATGTTTGGGGTCGAGGAGTTTTTGCAGGCGCATGCGCATTTTGGCGTACTCCTCATCAGAGACAAAGCATTCGAAGACGCTGTACTGCACCGCCAACCCATATCCTTCAAGGAGTTTATGGATTTTCGTCCGTCGCCGGTCGTTTTCGATATCGTAGGTTACAAGAATAAACTGCATCACAAAGAGCACCACTTTACTTTTACAAACCAGCCAAATAATACGTAATTTATCGAGAAATAAAGTTTTAATTCTTCGAATTCATCGCTTCTACGGCAGCATCAATGCGTTTTCTACCAATGCCGGTTCAACCCCTCTAACCCGGAGCAACCTATGGGATGGCTTTACAATCAGATGGCTTTGCCTGAAACACTTTTTCAGGCCTGGAACAAGGTGGTTTCGAACGACGGAATGGCCGGGTACGACAAACAGTCAATTACCGATTATTCGTGGCGCATCGAGGAGCATCTTGCCGATCTTGGCAGGCAGCTCTTGACCAACACCTATGAGCCGCAGCCGCTCCTGAAACTCGTCATGCTGAAACCCACCGGAAAGTTGCGCACCCTCCTGATTCCTACGGTGATGGAGCGGGTTGCGCAAACCGCAGCGGCGATCGTGCTGACCCCTCTGGTGGAGTCGGAACTGGGAGCCAATACCTTCGCCTACCGGCCGGGGTTGTCGCGCATGACGGCGGCCCGTGAAATCGAGAGGCTGCGAAACCTTGGTTATAACTGGGTGGTCGATGCCGATATCAGCAGCTTTTTCGATACCGTTGACCACCCGTTACTCTTTCAGCGCTTTCGTGAACTCTGTGATGACGAGGAGCTGCTCACGCTGATTGCGCGATGGCTGACCGCAGAAATTGTTGATGGCCAGAACCCAAAGGTGAAGAACACCATCGGCCTGCCGCAGGGCTGCCCCATTTCGCCGATGCTTGCAAACCTCTATCTGGATAAATTTGATGAGCGCATGGAGCAGGAGGGGTTCAAACTGGTGCGCTTTGCCGATGATTTTCTCATTCTTTGCAAGTCAAAACCAAAAGCAGAAGCGGCCCTCCAGCTTTCGGAAAGTGCGCTGGCGGAGCTGAAACTGCAACTCAACAACGAAAAGACCCGGATCACCACCTTTGCGGAGGGGTTCAAATACCTTGGCTACCTCTTCATCCGTTCGCTGGTGTTGCCCACCAAAATGCACCCGGATGAGTGGTACGACAAACTGGGCAAGCTGAAACTCCGCAAAGCTCCGAAAAGCCTGCTGCACCCTGAGGAAAGTGATGATGAGGAGTACGAACTGCAAACCGGTGACTCCGACGCCATAACGGTGACCAAAGAGACGCTGCTTCAGACCGAGTTTGGTGAAAAGCTGCTGCAAAGCCTTGAAAAACAGCAGATTGATGTAGACAAATTCCTTGAGAAAACGGCCAAAGAGGATGCCCTGCGGCAAAAAGAGAAGCACGAAGCGCTCAACAAACTCTACTCCCCGCTGCTCAATACCCTCTACCTGCAGGAACAGGGCAGCATATTGCGTAAGGATGGTGAACGGTTCAGCGTTGAAAAAGAGGGCAAGCAACTCAACGACATCATTGTCCGCCGGGTAGAGCAGATTCTGGTGCTCGGCAACATCACGCTCACCACACCGGCTATGCAATACTGCATGAAAAGCAACATTCCCATCACCTTTGTTTCGCAACATGGCAGCTACTTTGGTCGGCTCGAAGCCACCACAGCCGACAACTCCGCGCTCGAACGCTTTCAGTACCTCCGCTCACTCGATGAACCCTTTGCCCTCGGAATTGCCAGCGCTATTGTAGAGGCAAAAATCAGAAACTCGCGCACCATGATCCAGAAACGCAAAGCCATGGCGTGGGAAAGTAACGGAGAGCTGAAAGAAAAATTCGATGCGTCCCTCTTGCTGATGACCTCGCTTGCCGAACATACCAAAAGCTGTGACAATATGGAGGCGCTCCGGGGGATCGAAGGCAAAGCCGCCGCACTCTACTTTGAACTCTTCGGCCTCCTCTTCAAAAAAGAGCTTCCCTTTTATACCAGTGCATTCCGCAGGGTGCGGCGTCCGCCAACCGACCCGGTCAACAGCCTGCTCAGTTTCGGCTATACCCTGCTGCACAACAACATCTTCTCCCTCGTGCGCATGAAGGGAATGAACCCCTACCTCGGCTTTCTGCACGCCGAAGACAAAGGCAACCCGGCGCTGATCAACGACCTCGTCGAAGAGTTCAGAACCATTATCGACTCCATGACGCTCTACACCCTCAACAAGGGAGTTTTGCGGAACAAGGATTTTTATTATCGTAAGGACAAGGCGGGATGCTTTCTCACTGATGAGGCCCGGAAAAAGTTTCTGGAACTCTTTGAACAGCGAATGTGGGCAGAGTCGCTCGACCCGCAAAGTGGCAAAAGCCTGAATATCCGGCGGCATATTGAGTCGCAGGTGGTCAAAATCAGCGAAGTGCTTGCCGGGACGAGGGCTGTTTATGAACCCTGGCGGTCAGAATGGTAACACCGGAGGATAATTTCAGAAAAGGGCCAAAGCAAGTGAAAAATGCCTTATCGTTTTATGCAATATCGGGTTAGAGGGATACGCGGATAAATGTATCCTCCGGATATTGCATAACTCGCAATTATTTGATAACATGCAGACTGTCGATCAATCAGGAATCAGTACATTGTCCCTTGACATGACTGAAAAATACCAAACCTCCGGTTTTTGCGCCAGCAGCCCTTATCCGGCGCAGCTTTCCAGAGGTAGACATCATATCTTATTGCACGCATAGCGGATTGAAACTATTCATTGATTGCCAGAGTGTAACATTCTTTGTTTCCTCATCATATCTTATTGCACGCATAGCGGATTGAAACTTTTCAGCTCGTCATCACTGATCTCAAACCACTGATCATCATATCTTATTGCACGCATAGCGGATTGAAACAAAGGAATGCAACAGATAAGCTACCAATAACGGCCCCATCATATCTTATTGCACGCATAGCGGATTGAAACTAATGCAATAAGTGCTGGAGCCGGAAAAGATAGTTAGCCATCATATCTTATTGCACGCATAGCGGATTGAAACATCCTTTAGCACCTCTAAAGGGCTATTCCACGCTGACATCATATCTTATTGCACGCATAGCGGATTGAAACATACCAGAAAAGCAGCGCCACCGGCACGTGTGATGTCTTCATCATATCTTATTGCACGCATAGCGGATTGAAACCTTACTCAGACTTTCATCTGCTGAATAAGCAGAATAATCATCATATCTTATTGCACGCATAGCGGATTGAAACCTCTATTATATGCATAGGTGCTTGTCCCTCTGATAAACATCATATCTTATTGCACGCATAGCGGATTGAAACTTTCTTGTTTTTGCCCGCCACCATTACTGTGATAGCTACATCATATCTTATTGCACGCATAGCGGATTGAAACAGCAGGTTCATATACATCCCGATCACTGTTTTCAGACATCATATCTTATTGCACGCATAGCGGATTGAAACTAAAATAACAAAACAAACGCTCCGGCAATTGCCAGCACATCATATCTTATTGCACGCATAGCGGATTGAAACTTGGTTCTCGACCAGATCATAGACGATCTTGAGCACATCATATCTTATTGCACGCATAGCGGATTGAAACAAGAGCTTTGACCTCATTCATCAGATCAAACAGCAACATCATATCTTATTGCACGCATAGCGGATTGAAACCATGGTGACGGGGTTATAGAGTTGAGCGCGGTATAAACATCATATCTTATTGCACGCATAGCGGATTGAAACCTGCGCATCGACAAGCGCATCCGGAAAGGCCTGCCAGCATCATATCTTATTGCACGCATAGCGGATTGAAACGAATTTCTCGATCATTAAATGGCCAGTCATAATACATCATATCTTATTGCACGCATAGCGGATTGAAACTGGATAATTTTTGTTCCATTTGAGTAAATTGTTTTCATCATATCTTATTGCACGCATAGCGGATTGAAACGCCAAAAACATTGCATCTTTCTGCTCTTCGGTAACGATACATCATATCTTATTGCACGCATAGCGGATTGAAACGAGCTCATTGATAACTGTCGCGAGGGCTTGCTCGAGCATCATATCTTATTGCACGCATAGCGGATTGAAACTCAGATTAAAGTTGTTTATGCAACGTTTTTTGCAATTCATCATATCTTATTGCACGCATAGCGGATTGAAACGTTTTGAAAAGCAGCCGTGTCTATGATGGTTGTCTCATCATATCTTATTGCACGCATAGCGGATTGAAACTCAGTGAAAATCATCAGTACTGCATTCTTGTGTTTCATCATATCTTATTGCACGCATAGCGGATTGAAACCCACATCCGTTGATTGATGCAATTATCCATTGTGACATCATATCTTATTGCACGCATAGCGGATTGAAACTTTAAGGACATCCCCGCCAAGCCTATTTTGATAGAAATCATCATATCTTATTGCACGCATAGCGGATTGAAACCCGTTTAAGTTTTTGCCCTTCCCTTTTTTGCTTCTGCATCATATCTTATTGCACGCATAGCGGATTGAAACTAAGCAACAAATCGGCCTCCATTACTTCCTGCTGCTCATCATATCTTATTGCACGCATAGCGGATTGAAACTGTTCCCGCGGAAGCGATTACCACCGACGTGCTTCCAGCATCATATCTTATTGCACGCATAGCGGATTGAAACCAACATACTTTCTTTTCTGTCAGGCAAGCAAAGCAGTTCCATCATATCTTATTGCACGCATAGCGGATTGAAAATACGAAGGGCACCCACAAGGGATGCACCTACTATTATTTGCTTTGCGGCCTCGGAGGGGACTCCTACATTATATGGCACGAATACCGGATGGAAATTCTCCGTACGGGCACGGCATGCCGTGCCCCTACACGCACATCATATCTTATTGCACGCATAGCGGATTGAAACCAAAGGATTACTCCCCCAGCAAGAACCCAACGAAGCATCATATCTTATTGCACGCATAGCGGATTGAAACCCAACAACCTCGAATGCTTGCGATACAACCGGCATCATCATATCTTATTGCACGCATAGCGGATTGAAACTGATGAATCCCATGCCTTCGATAAACAGGAGCCCTACATCATATCTTATTGCACGCATAGCGGATTGAAACAACTCACCGACTTGTTCCCCATACAATTCAAGTAAGGCATCATATCTTATTGCACGCATAGCGGATTGAAACTGGGATGGGGCGGGATGACCCCGCCCCTGCGGGGCACCATTTCACATGCCACGCTTTGCGGTTTGCGACGGAACGGGCACGGCATGCCGTGCCCCTACATGCACATCATTTTTTATTGCATTACATATTGGATGGGGCGGGATGACCCCGCCCCTACGGGGCACCATATCACATGGCACGCTTTGCGGTTTGCGACGGTACGGGCACGGCATGCCGTGCCCCTACACGCACATCATATCTTATTGCATTACATATTGGATTGAAACTGGGATGGGGCGGGATGACCCCGCCCCTACGGGCACCATATCACATGCCACGCTTTGCGGTTTGGGACGGAATGGGCACGGCATGCCGTGCCCCTACATGCACATCATATCTTATTGCATACATATTGTGGGGGGGCGGGATGACCCCGCCCCTACGGGGCACCATATCACATGGCACGCTTTGCGGATTGCGACGGAATGGGCATGGCATGCCGTGCCCCTACACCCATCACCGCCCCTACACGCATCATATCTTATGGCACGCATGGCGGATGGAAATTCTCCGTACGGACATGGCATGATCGTCAATACCTGTCGAGCCGTCGCGGGAAATTTCGGTTCTATAACGAAGGGAAGAGGTTCGGAAACAAGAGTTCAACCGCATTGAGAGGGAAACGAAGTGAGAGGGCGCCTTTTGGGGTATCTGACCCAAGTATGCCGTTTTCGGTTAATGATGAAAGCAATGCTCGGGCTGTTCTCTCTTTCAGTCCGGTGATTCGGCTTGCCTCTCCACGGGGAATCTCGCCTTTAAGCAAGATCATTTCAAGAATGGCGAATGCTTCAGGCTTCCATTCCTGCCTGTCACAATAGTTTTTCAGCCTTTTGGCAAGAGAATCAAGCTCAAAGAGGCTTTCCATAAAGGTTACCTGATCAAGAGAGATCTTCAGGAACCAGGTGATAAAGGTATTGAGTGCTTTGAGAGAGAGGTTGCCGCGCCCGTCAAGATCGCCCTGGCGAGGCATATCGGCATGATCCATCATGCTCATGTAATCCAGACGGCTTTCGAACCCCCTTGCAAGACCTCGCGACACCGACCAGAGGCCATGAGCGCCAATACCGGCCTGAAGCGCCATTGCGTGGCTCATGAGACGACTGACACGACCATTGCCGTCAGGAAAGGGATGGATATAATTGAACCGATGATGCGCTGCCGCCATAGCCGCCAGGCGCATTCCTTTTCCAAGTGAGCAGAAGTTATAACGCTTTTCAAAATATGCCATAAATGAATCAACGGTACTGCTTTCCGGAGGAAGATGCCGACCGACAGAGACGTCATGTATCGGTTCACTTCTGAAGACTCCCGGAACGATAAGTATTTTGACCTCTTTTCGTTCCAGATAGCGCATTGATTCCGGAAGATCCTTATAAAACTCCCTGTGCAACCAGCGGATAAATTGGCTTGAAGCTGCGTCTGCAAGTGTTCCGGAGGCATGCATGGCATCAATCTCACGCTGTACACGGATATGGGCAACTGCCTCTATCTGGAGATTTCGTCTCTCGTTGTTTGTATTGAACTGGTTCTGGAGCGCCTCTTCTATGTCGCGTGGTTTGGTGTTGTGTCCCTCAATAAGATTGGAGTAGTAGCAATTCATGACTCTAACCAGATCAGCCAGACTTGCTGCAGTTTCGGGATGAAGGCGGTTCCCTAATTTTTCGGCTGAAGCGGACACTCCGGCAATAAGATCAACAATCGCTGGGTTCAGCGAGTCCGGAAGGCATGGCTCGATTCGAGGCGGGGTTTCAGTGATCATTATTTTGCCGGTTATAAAAT
The DNA window shown above is from Pelodictyon phaeoclathratiforme BU-1 and carries:
- a CDS encoding type III-B CRISPR-associated protein Cas10/Cmr2, which translates into the protein MSSTQYLFLFTIGSPQTFIAQARKTHDLFAGSAVAEKICRNLSLSVSNNTRIA
- the csx15 gene encoding CRISPR-associated protein Csx15, with product MNEFFTQNNLLVVFWFTAGLVSIIELLEYLVTKNIPWLFRLMRGVWRGMARRFSGGISEGTRQLIINFSGHPVLPGQHKDIGKMMHWPSPEIINVSLGNVAEDHNFVSTIEKAVEKVALSPEEWQSTPIVVIAAGYSAVWSVVLAELHGRLGYFPDVVRLRPASTVSNEKFEVAEIMNLREVRHKSRDKR
- the cas2 gene encoding CRISPR-associated endonuclease Cas2, which produces MQFILVTYDIENDRRRTKIHKLLEGYGLAVQYSVFECFVSDEEYAKMRMRLQKLLDPKHPIDSVRYYVLCRNCVERVDIDGNRDFAVESPFIIS
- the cas1 gene encoding CRISPR-associated endonuclease Cas1; amino-acid sequence: MGWLYNQMALPETLFQAWNKVVSNDGMAGYDKQSITDYSWRIEEHLADLGRQLLTNTYEPQPLLKLVMLKPTGKLRTLLIPTVMERVAQTAAAIVLTPLVESELGANTFAYRPGLSRMTAAREIERLRNLGYNWVVDADISSFFDTVDHPLLFQRFRELCDDEELLTLIARWLTAEIVDGQNPKVKNTIGLPQGCPISPMLANLYLDKFDERMEQEGFKLVRFADDFLILCKSKPKAEAALQLSESALAELKLQLNNEKTRITTFAEGFKYLGYLFIRSLVLPTKMHPDEWYDKLGKLKLRKAPKSLLHPEESDDEEYELQTGDSDAITVTKETLLQTEFGEKLLQSLEKQQIDVDKFLEKTAKEDALRQKEKHEALNKLYSPLLNTLYLQEQGSILRKDGERFSVEKEGKQLNDIIVRRVEQILVLGNITLTTPAMQYCMKSNIPITFVSQHGSYFGRLEATTADNSALERFQYLRSLDEPFALGIASAIVEAKIRNSRTMIQKRKAMAWESNGELKEKFDASLLLMTSLAEHTKSCDNMEALRGIEGKAAALYFELFGLLFKKELPFYTSAFRRVRRPPTDPVNSLLSFGYTLLHNNIFSLVRMKGMNPYLGFLHAEDKGNPALINDLVEEFRTIIDSMTLYTLNKGVLRNKDFYYRKDKAGCFLTDEARKKFLELFEQRMWAESLDPQSGKSLNIRRHIESQVVKISEVLAGTRAVYEPWRSEW
- a CDS encoding Fic family protein gives rise to the protein MITETPPRIEPCLPDSLNPAIVDLIAGVSASAEKLGNRLHPETAASLADLVRVMNCYYSNLIEGHNTKPRDIEEALQNQFNTNNERRNLQIEAVAHIRVQREIDAMHASGTLADAASSQFIRWLHREFYKDLPESMRYLERKEVKILIVPGVFRSEPIHDVSVGRHLPPESSTVDSFMAYFEKRYNFCSLGKGMRLAAMAAAHHRFNYIHPFPDGNGRVSRLMSHAMALQAGIGAHGLWSVSRGLARGFESRLDYMSMMDHADMPRQGDLDGRGNLSLKALNTFITWFLKISLDQVTFMESLFELDSLAKRLKNYCDRQEWKPEAFAILEMILLKGEIPRGEASRITGLKERTARALLSSLTENGILGSDTPKGALSLRFPLNAVELLFPNLFPSL